Proteins encoded by one window of Candidatus Thermoplasmatota archaeon:
- a CDS encoding peptide-methionine (S)-S-oxide reductase, giving the protein MARETATLGGGCFWCLEAVFREIEGVERVVSGYAGGDVPNPTYEDV; this is encoded by the coding sequence ATGGCCCGCGAAACGGCGACCCTGGGCGGCGGCTGCTTCTGGTGCCTCGAAGCCGTCTTCCGCGAGATCGAGGGCGTGGAGCGCGTCGTGTCCGGCTACGCGGGCGGCGACGTCCCGAACCCGACGTACGAGGACGT
- a CDS encoding NAD(P)-binding domain-containing protein yields the protein MAKPKVGMIGEGNVGTALAEGLRRAGYEVETTGRDERRVREVASRADVIVLAVPFGERENAIRFMGADALRGKILVDPTNALTPEYDFAVEVKKQSGAEQLQNKAPEAKVVKAFNTVFADRMREGKVNGEPLSVLAAGDDEEAKDQVLKMAGALGFESVDAGPLQNARWLEAMGYLNIKLGYDQELGTEIGFRLVRV from the coding sequence ATGGCAAAGCCCAAGGTCGGCATGATCGGCGAGGGCAACGTGGGCACCGCGCTTGCGGAGGGCTTGCGGCGAGCGGGCTACGAGGTCGAGACGACCGGCCGCGACGAGCGGCGCGTGCGCGAGGTCGCCTCGCGGGCGGACGTCATCGTGCTGGCCGTTCCTTTCGGCGAGCGGGAGAACGCGATCCGCTTCATGGGCGCCGACGCCCTCCGCGGCAAGATCCTCGTCGATCCCACGAACGCCCTCACGCCCGAGTACGATTTCGCCGTCGAGGTGAAGAAGCAAAGCGGCGCCGAGCAGCTGCAAAACAAGGCGCCCGAGGCCAAAGTCGTGAAGGCGTTCAACACGGTGTTCGCCGACCGCATGCGCGAAGGCAAGGTGAACGGGGAGCCCTTGTCCGTCCTGGCCGCCGGCGACGACGAGGAGGCGAAGGACCAGGTCCTCAAGATGGCCGGTGCGCTTGGCTTCGAGAGCGTCGACGCAGGACCGCTGCAGAACGCCCGCTGGCTGGAGGCCATGGGTTACCTCAACATCAAGCTCGGGTACGACCAGGAGCTTGGGACCGAGATCGGCTTCCGCCTCGTGCGCGTCTAG
- a CDS encoding aldo/keto reductase has protein sequence MPVPHFVVEGVSVPALIYGTAWKEERTKALVLQALEAGFRGIDTANQRRHYFEAAVGEAVQEAVREGRVTRDAVFLQTKFTYVTSQDHRLPYDPRAAPAKQVEQSIESSLAHLGVEQLDAYLLHGPSVRHGVSDLDWQTWRAMEDAQRAGKTRLLGVSNVTAAQLAELWEKASVRPKLVQNRTFVWPQADGAVRRFCREHGLAYEGFSLLTAIPRVVQDPRVREVARRVGKTPEQVVLRHCLEAGMVLLTGTTSRRHMEEDLAIVDFELSAEDAALLRALTGGPQDLSPNR, from the coding sequence GTGCCCGTTCCCCATTTCGTCGTTGAAGGCGTGAGCGTCCCGGCGCTCATCTACGGCACCGCCTGGAAGGAGGAACGCACGAAGGCCCTCGTTCTCCAAGCGCTCGAAGCCGGTTTCCGCGGCATCGACACGGCCAACCAGCGGCGCCATTACTTCGAGGCGGCCGTGGGCGAAGCCGTCCAGGAGGCCGTGCGGGAAGGCCGCGTGACGCGCGATGCGGTTTTCCTCCAGACGAAGTTCACGTACGTCACGAGCCAGGACCATCGCCTTCCCTACGATCCCCGTGCGGCGCCTGCAAAGCAGGTCGAGCAATCGATCGAAAGCTCGCTTGCGCACCTTGGCGTCGAGCAGCTGGATGCCTACCTCCTGCACGGGCCTTCGGTGCGCCACGGAGTGTCCGATCTCGATTGGCAGACGTGGCGCGCGATGGAGGACGCGCAGCGCGCAGGAAAGACCCGGCTGCTTGGAGTCTCGAACGTCACCGCCGCCCAGCTTGCGGAGCTTTGGGAGAAGGCCTCGGTGCGCCCGAAGCTCGTTCAGAACCGCACGTTCGTGTGGCCGCAAGCCGACGGCGCGGTGCGGCGTTTCTGCCGCGAGCACGGCCTTGCGTACGAGGGCTTCTCGCTGCTCACGGCGATCCCGCGCGTCGTGCAAGACCCGCGCGTTCGCGAGGTCGCGCGGCGCGTCGGAAAGACGCCCGAGCAGGTGGTCCTTCGCCATTGCCTTGAGGCGGGCATGGTCTTGCTCACCGGAACGACATCGCGGCGGCACATGGAGGAGGATCTTGCCATCGTGGATTTCGAGCTCTCGGCGGAGGACGCCGCCCTCCTGCGGGCGCTCACCGGCGGGCCCCAAGACCTGTCCCCCAACCGCTAA
- a CDS encoding HNH endonuclease signature motif containing protein produces the protein MTPATLCDACEGIHGVGKPCPRWFAIPRRLFLLERQRWTCGICHLPITSANDASIDHILPKSHGGTDVLANLQAAHKECNNRKASRVFPVWVFAGVWTGADERPGSAGGS, from the coding sequence TTGACGCCCGCAACCCTCTGCGACGCCTGCGAAGGCATCCACGGCGTCGGGAAGCCCTGCCCACGATGGTTTGCGATCCCTCGACGCCTGTTCCTCCTCGAACGCCAACGCTGGACCTGCGGCATCTGCCACCTGCCCATCACCTCGGCAAACGACGCCTCGATCGACCACATCCTGCCCAAAAGCCACGGCGGCACGGACGTCCTTGCGAACCTCCAGGCGGCGCACAAGGAGTGCAACAACCGCAAGGCGAGCCGGGTGTTCCCGGTGTGGGTGTTCGCGGGGGTGTGGACGGGCGCCGACGAGCGCCCGGGTTCGGCCGGAGGCAGCTAG
- a CDS encoding Zn-ribbon domain-containing OB-fold protein: MQAAKFWRSIPQRYQLQGVSCGNCGEAIFPARSLCPKCRHLSVGKMKALQLAGEGTVETYSIVHTPPAGFELQAPYVIAIVKLKEGPRLTTQIVDVPTEKVKVGMKVKMVFRRINQDGEAGVLHYGYKFAPA; encoded by the coding sequence ATGCAAGCCGCGAAATTCTGGCGCAGCATCCCCCAGCGCTACCAGCTGCAAGGCGTCTCGTGCGGCAACTGCGGCGAGGCCATCTTCCCCGCGCGAAGCCTCTGCCCCAAATGCCGGCACCTGTCCGTGGGCAAGATGAAGGCCCTCCAGCTCGCGGGCGAAGGCACGGTGGAGACGTACTCCATCGTGCACACGCCCCCCGCCGGCTTCGAGCTCCAAGCGCCCTACGTCATCGCCATCGTGAAGCTCAAGGAAGGCCCGCGGCTCACGACGCAGATCGTGGACGTTCCGACGGAGAAGGTCAAGGTCGGGATGAAGGTCAAGATGGTGTTCCGGCGCATCAACCAGGACGGCGAGGCCGGCGTGCTGCACTACGGGTACAAGTTTGCGCCGGCGTGA
- a CDS encoding thiolase domain-containing protein, giving the protein MRDVAILGVGVTKFGELWERSFRQLITEAGLAAVKDAKIPGDKIEAMYVGSMSAGRLIGQEHIGPLVVDEAGLAATNIPATRIEAADASGGVALRQAYMAIASGAHDVVVVGGVEKMMDVIDQEATNTLATVADQEWEAFFGATFPSLYAMMARSHMQAYGTTREQLAAVAVKNHEHGSMNPVAAYGNKITVDTVLSSPMVADPLRLFDSASTGDGAAALVLTSVDVARRHNDGRPIVKIAGSGQASDTFALHDRASFTELAATKVAAARAYKQAGKTARDIQVAEVHDSFTIGEILAIEDLGFFKKGEGGPATEKGRTTVKGEKPVNTSGGLKARGHPPGATGIAQAAEIVWQLRGECGARQVPNARVGLAHNVGGSGGTAVVHVLEAI; this is encoded by the coding sequence ATGCGAGACGTTGCGATCCTCGGAGTGGGAGTCACGAAGTTCGGCGAGCTGTGGGAACGGAGCTTCCGCCAGCTCATCACGGAGGCGGGCCTTGCCGCCGTCAAGGACGCGAAGATCCCCGGCGACAAGATCGAGGCCATGTACGTGGGCTCCATGAGCGCCGGCCGCCTCATCGGCCAGGAGCACATCGGGCCGCTTGTCGTCGACGAGGCGGGCCTTGCCGCCACGAACATCCCCGCCACGCGCATCGAGGCCGCCGACGCCTCGGGCGGCGTGGCGCTGCGCCAGGCCTACATGGCCATCGCCTCGGGCGCGCACGACGTCGTCGTCGTGGGCGGCGTCGAGAAGATGATGGACGTGATCGACCAGGAGGCGACAAACACGCTTGCGACCGTCGCCGACCAGGAGTGGGAGGCGTTCTTTGGCGCCACGTTCCCCTCGCTGTACGCCATGATGGCCCGCTCGCACATGCAGGCCTACGGCACCACGCGCGAGCAATTGGCCGCCGTCGCCGTGAAGAACCACGAGCACGGCAGCATGAACCCCGTCGCGGCCTACGGCAACAAGATCACCGTCGACACGGTGCTCTCCTCGCCCATGGTCGCCGACCCGCTGCGGCTGTTCGACTCGGCGAGCACGGGCGACGGCGCGGCCGCGCTTGTCCTCACGAGCGTCGACGTCGCGCGCCGGCACAACGACGGGCGCCCCATCGTCAAGATCGCAGGCTCGGGCCAGGCAAGCGACACGTTTGCGCTGCACGACCGCGCAAGCTTCACCGAGCTTGCCGCCACGAAGGTCGCCGCCGCGCGCGCCTACAAGCAGGCGGGAAAGACCGCGCGCGACATCCAAGTCGCCGAGGTGCACGACAGCTTCACGATCGGCGAGATCCTCGCGATCGAGGACCTCGGATTCTTCAAGAAAGGCGAAGGCGGCCCGGCCACGGAGAAGGGCCGCACGACCGTGAAGGGCGAGAAGCCCGTCAACACGAGCGGAGGCTTGAAGGCCCGCGGGCACCCGCCGGGCGCCACGGGCATCGCGCAGGCGGCCGAGATCGTCTGGCAATTGCGCGGCGAGTGCGGCGCTCGACAGGTTCCAAACGCGCGCGTCGGCCTTGCGCACAACGTCGGAGGATCCGGCGGAACGGCGGTCGTTCATGTGTTGGAGGCGATCTAG
- a CDS encoding hydroxymethylglutaryl-CoA synthase, whose protein sequence is MTTTRGIVSYGGFIPRYRIKSEEIARVWGEEPTTITKGLGVLEKSVPSPDEDTITLSVEASRIAIRRGEIEPTKIGAIFVGSESHPYAVKPSATVLCEALGASPYLTAGDFEFACKAGTVGLQSALGMVGSGMIEYGLAVGADTSQGAPGDALEYSASAGAAAFVLGTKRVVAAINDTCSFTTDTPDFWRREGQKYPTHAQRFTGEPAYFRHVLSAAARLMERQATKPGDYRYAVLHQPNGKFPTRAAKKLGFKDEQFKTGLLTPIIGNTYSGSAMLGLCAVLDEAAPGDRIFMCAYGSGAGADAFDITVTPEIANLRREGTPSMRDLIARKEYVDYAVYAKFRGKIHRGAIG, encoded by the coding sequence ATGACGACGACACGAGGCATCGTAAGCTACGGCGGCTTCATCCCGCGCTACCGCATCAAGTCCGAGGAGATCGCGCGCGTCTGGGGCGAGGAGCCCACGACGATCACGAAGGGCTTGGGCGTCCTCGAGAAGAGCGTGCCCTCGCCCGACGAGGACACGATCACGCTCTCGGTCGAGGCCTCGCGCATCGCCATCCGGCGCGGCGAGATCGAGCCCACGAAGATCGGCGCGATCTTCGTCGGGAGCGAGAGCCACCCGTACGCGGTGAAGCCCTCCGCCACGGTCCTTTGCGAGGCCCTCGGAGCCTCGCCGTACCTTACGGCCGGCGACTTCGAGTTCGCCTGCAAGGCCGGCACGGTGGGTCTCCAGTCGGCGCTTGGCATGGTGGGCTCGGGCATGATCGAGTACGGGCTGGCCGTCGGCGCGGACACGAGCCAAGGCGCGCCCGGCGACGCGCTTGAATACTCGGCCTCGGCGGGCGCGGCCGCCTTCGTGCTCGGCACGAAGCGTGTCGTCGCCGCGATCAACGACACGTGCTCGTTTACGACCGACACGCCCGACTTCTGGCGCCGCGAGGGGCAGAAGTACCCCACGCACGCGCAGCGCTTCACGGGCGAGCCCGCGTACTTCCGCCACGTGCTCTCGGCCGCCGCGCGCCTCATGGAGCGCCAAGCGACGAAGCCCGGCGACTACCGCTACGCCGTGCTCCACCAGCCCAACGGAAAGTTCCCCACCCGCGCGGCCAAGAAGCTCGGCTTCAAGGACGAGCAGTTCAAGACGGGCCTTCTTACGCCGATCATCGGCAACACGTATTCGGGCTCGGCCATGCTGGGCCTCTGCGCCGTGCTCGACGAGGCGGCCCCGGGCGACCGCATCTTCATGTGCGCCTACGGCTCGGGCGCCGGCGCCGACGCCTTCGACATCACCGTCACGCCGGAGATCGCAAACCTCCGGCGCGAGGGCACGCCGAGCATGCGCGACCTCATCGCGCGCAAGGAGTACGTCGACTACGCCGTGTACGCGAAGTTCCGCGGCAAGATCCATCGGGGGGCCATCGGCTAG